The sequence TTGGACTACTACCTATAACTGAAAAAACTTTGGCTGGTATTGCACTGTATATGTATTCGGGTACCTTGAACAAACCCTGGCTAGAAGCAAACAAACAATTAATCCAGGATGTCACCCAAAAAAGTCCGAAAAATGGCATAAGCAGATGAACCTTTAAGTACAATGCACTCTGGTTTGCTAAACCGTTTCCTAGTATACATTAATACTCAATGTAAATATCTGCCTTGAGGGGGATCACACTCCTGTAGCGATCCCAGTCACTCGCCTTAGAAGTTTCGGTACTAATATTTCCATACAAAATTATCCGCTTAGGGGTAATATTAATGTGCAAAAAGTTGGGAAATAAAATGGATTTTTATATTGTAGATGTGTTTGCTGTTGAGAAATATACGGGCAATCAGTTGGCTGTGTTTACGGGAATAGGTGACATTTCAGGGGAGCAGATGCAACGCATTGCGAAGGAGATGAATTATTCAGAAACAACCTTTGTAGTGTCGGAAAATATGCGCGATCGCGGTTATGACGTGCGGATATTTACCCCTGAACAAGAATTGCCATTTGCGGGACACCCAACTTTAGGGACGGCATATGTTTTGCAACAGGCAATTATTAAGCAAGCAGTTGAGACGATTATCTTGAATTTGAAAGTTGGGCAAATTCCTGTAACGCTGCATTATGCAGAAGGGGCAGTAGAATGGTTGTGGATGCAGCAAAAAACACCTGTTTTTGGTTCACTCTTGGCAGCAGATTCGCTTGCTCAAATTTTGAATTTAGGACAGGATGAGATAGATTCTAGGTTTCCAATTCAAGAAGTTTCCACAGGAGTGCCGTTTATTATCGTTCCATTGAAGACGCACTCTGCGCTGAAGCGAATTAAGGTAAATAAAGACAAATATTTTGATTTAGTTAATACAACTGAAGCTAAAGCTATCTTGGTATTTTGTCCTGAAACGTACAATTCAGAAAACGATTTGAGCGTGAGGATGTTTGCGGATTATTTGGGAGTACCGGAAGATCCAGCAACGGGTAGCGCGAATGGTTGTTTGGCTGGGTATCTAGTACAGTATGCGTATTTTGGGGAAGAAGTGGTTGATGTAAGAGTTGAGCAGGGATATGAGATTGGCAGACCTTCTTTGCTGTTGTTGAAAGCGCAGAAAAAGGCTGGAGTAATTGAAGTGTCTGTGGGGGGTAAGGTGGTAATGGTGGCTAAGGGAGAATTTGTTTAAATTCGCAGGACAGCGATGATAATTCATTGTCTAAGGCGATGAACGACTAACAATCAACAACGAACAAAAGTTGAGATTTTTATGAGTATTATTTTGCACATCACGAAGCGCGATCGCTGGGAAGATGCTAAATCTACTAATGTTTATCGCGGCGATACGTTGGAATCTGAAGGGTTTATCCATTGCTCGACTTTAGAGCAAGTTATCAAAGTAGCGAATGCCTTTTTTAAGTCCCAAAACGGGTTAGTGCTACTTTGCCTTGAATCAGAGAAAGTTAAGCCTGAAATAAAATATGAGGGGATAGATGGAGGGGAGCTTTTTCCGCATATTTATGGTGCGTTGAACATAGATGCTGTGGTGCAAGTAGTTGCTTTTGAGTCTGGTGAAGATGGCTTGTTTGAATTGCCAGGTGAACTTGTGTGAATTACCTTTAACACTTGGAAATCACGGCGCTGCATAAAAAAAAGCCTGCGCCGACTGGAGAGGCGATCGCCAAGAGTGGCGTAGGCATTTGTATCTTGAACCAGCAGCTGAGACAGCCACCAAAGGCAGGTTAAATGATTCTATGTGCCTGCTATTTAAGTATTCAAGGCAGTTTTGCCGTAATGCTGCCGGAGTCATCGTAAACTTTCAAAAAGCTACCAGAGGAGAGCTTGTCTGGGAATATGACAACGTTATAAGCGTTAGGAGCAAGGGCTGATGGAACCTTTAAAGCTTCAATGGTTTGGGAGTTGTAGGCAGCAGTTGCAAGTTCTTGGGTTGGAGCAGGCTGGCCTTGGAGATTAATGGGCAACCATTGTCCAGTAAGTTCCTGCACATTTGTCCCTAAGACATTTTGGTTGTCAGGGTTAGTCAGGTCAAGGATTGTCTGAAGGCTGTACTCGATAGAAAGTAGGATGTAGGGTGGTGCCTTGCAGGCAATAAGCCCAGTTGCTGTTTCAACTAGGACTTTAAGCTCTCGAAGTGCAGTAATAGGAGTATCAGAGGTGTAGAGCGCTGAAAATACCTGAGCCACATTGTACCTGCCACCCGCTCTGAGAGAACCAATCGAAGACAAGGCAGTGTTCTGATATTTAATATGGAGCAGACGAAAAACCACCCCTTGTGCAGATAGGGTGGGCAGTGCAGTCAGAGACGTAACGAGCTGTTGACCAGTTAACAATTATAGGTACGCAGACTAGGTAGACTTAAAAAAAGTATAAAATTAGTCACCAATATACCAGAAACCGGGTTCCTTGAAGAAACCCGGTTTAGCAGCGCCTAAAAAGTGGGGGGTATTCTTAGACAAGCCTTTAGCTAGGCTGTCCAGTTTCAATGGCGTTGATGAAATACTCCAAAACCTCAAGCTTACCTTCATCCACATAAGACTGGGGTGTGCGCCCCCCAAGCACTGGATGAGGCGACTTCAGCCAAATTTCAACGTTGTCAGAGCCGCCGAGCAAATCACCCAAACACTCAATCAGTTGCTCGCGTCTGGTTATCTCGCCGTGGATTGGCTGGCAGTCTGACTTATTGAGAAGGCTTGTGGGTTTGGTTTTGCTCATGGTAAACCTTTCCTTGATCGTAATTGCCAAGGATTTAAAACCGTAAACTTGGCCTTGCTTATATATATTGCATCAGCTTGCCAGACAAAAGCGACCACATTTGTGGCCTATTTGTGATAATAGTGTTGTCTTTATACACATATGTGTATAAAAAAGCTAATAACCATGAACCAAGAGGAATTTGATAGATATTTCAGCGAGCTAAAACCTACCGAGCAGCGAGTGTTGGAAATGGTTGCGTCTGGTAAGACAGATTTAGAGATCTCTGCGTACTTAAAAAATAAAGAAACAACAGTCAGAAAACATATTGAGAATATCTGCAAGACGCTTGGTATCGAACAACAGAAGCAAGGTAAACGCCGCTCAAAACGCCCTGAATTAATTGCCCTGGTTGCTAAGTACAAGCCTGAGTTGTTAGGGAATAGCGCACCCGCGATCGCAACATCAGCTGACACTCTTGAGGCAGAGCCTCAGCTGGATACGGGTGCCAAGTGTGAATCAGATCCTAATTTTGTGGGCAGGAAAGAGGCGATCGCTCACCTCAACAACCTTGTCAGTCAAGGGGCGAAAGTCATCTTTATCCAAGCACCAGGCGGCGTAGGTAAGACAACTTTGGCGCAGCAATATCTCAAAACTCAAGGGTTCGACTTGGTGCTGGATCTCCCGATGGCAAAGGAAAAGGAGAACATCACCGCCGTCGAAAGTGTGATTGGAGAATGGCTCAAACAGGATTTTCAGGAAGAACCAGGGCGCGAGTTTGGGGTAATGCTTGGGCGGCTAAAACGGCAACTTCAGACGCGCAAAGTTGGGGTATTGATTGATAACTTGGAACCTGCACTGGATAGACAAGGCAAGTTTATTGAACCCCATCGCCGCTATGTAGAACTGTTGCGAGTTTTGGCTGATCCAACAGTGCAGTCGGTGACGCTAATTACCAGCCGTGAGCGTGTGAATGAAAACGTAGATATTGAAAATTATTCACTGCCTAGTTTGAATCAGCAAGCATGGCAAGATTTTTTTAGCACTCGCAAGATTAATGTAGATGCTCAGGCTTTGGAGGAAATGCACAAAGCTTATGGAGGTAATGCCCTAGCTATGAAAGTCCTCTGCGCTTCAATTCAGAGAGATGGAGATATGGCAGCTTATTGGCGAGAACATAAAGTCGAAGCTGATTTATTGGTGGAATTAGCTGTAGAAAACCTAATTAAAGATCAGTTCAACCGCCTAGAAGAAATTTACCCCGAAGCCTATCGACTCCTCTGCCGTTTGGGATGCTATCGCTATCAGGATGTGCCGACTGTCCCCACTGAGGGACTGTTATGTTTACTGTGGGATGTGCCAGAAGCACAGTGTAGACGAATTATTGAATCGTTGCGAAATCGGTGTTTAGTGGAATGCCAAAAGGAAGAATATTTGCTGCATCCAGTAATTCGGGCAGAGGCGATAAGTAGGCTAAGGGCAAGTAAAGATTGGGAAGAAGTAAACCGTAAAGTAGCAGATTTTTGGACGGAGAGTGTTAAGACAGTTGAAACGATAGAAGATGCCATCAGAGCTTTTGAAGCTTACTATCAATATGTGGAAATTGAGGATTTTAATTTGGCTGGTAACGTCATTACTAATGAGAGAAGTAATAAATGGGACAATGCTGAAGAATTGGGGGTGTCATTCTACAGGTTGGGTCTATTACAACAAATGAGGGCTGCAATAAATCAAATAATAAATAATATTACTGATAGTTATACCCAAAGTAGACTTTATAATATTTTAGGCGCTCTTTATTGGTTAACAGGAGATATTCTATCTAGCATTGATTCTCATATAAAATCAGAAGAAATTGCAATTATTATTCACAATAAAGCTATTGAAGTAATTGCTTACTTAAATAGAGGTCTTTGCTACATAGATTTATTAGAAACTCAACAAGCATCACAATGTTTTGAAAAAGTTATATTACTTGCAGAAAACACAGAATGCCATAGATACGCAGTACAGTCCTGGTATTGCCTAGCGTTTTTAAAATCATTTTTGGGTCTTCGGCAAGAAGCATTTTACTTAGCAGAAAGGAGTCTACATGAAATTTTGCCTGAGAAGTTGACTGCATGGGGTGTAGGATATAGATTATTGTTTTTAGGTCAAACATACAACAATTTAGAAGAGCTTGAAAAGTCTTTTGAGATGTACCGCAGAGCGATCGCGTTTGCTGAAGAAAGTCATTACACCCAAGTTAAGGCTAAAGCTCTAACTGGTCTAGCAGAACTTTATCGAAAACAGACAGATTTTGTTACAGCACTTTCCAATCATTCAGAATCAATAGAACTACTGGATAAAATAGGCGCTAAATGCGATCTAGCTGAAGCTTACTATCAACTTGGTTTAACTTATCAAAAAATGGGTGATGTTGAGAAGAGTCAGACCAACTTTGATAAGGCGATTCGACTCTTTAACGAAATGGAAGCACCGAAGCAAGTTGAGAAAGTGCGACAGGCGATGGAAAATAGGCGATGAGTCGGCGCGATACATAGTGAAGCGCGATCGCACATCTATTCTCCGAGGTTAAAAAGAGCGATCGCGCTTTTGAGTAGTAAAGGAAAGGGTGCGATCGCTACCCCTTATTAACATAAAATTGATTATTTATTAATAATAATTAGTTTAAATAAGCGTTAAAATAATTGTAAGTGTTCTTGCAGGTTTGCGGTTTGAAAACGATGCGATCGGCCAACTATTCAGAGAGGAAATTATGCAGCAATCTGTTTTCTATCAAAGGATCATCGAAAAGAGAGAGCAACGAGGACGCAAACAAGGAGAGGTGGCGATGCTTCTGCGGTTACTTACGCGGCGAGTGGGCGCGATCGCTCCCGATATAGAAAATCAAATTCAGCAGTTATCCATACCTCAACTGGAAGATTTAGGAGAAGCACTTTTAGACTTCTCTTCTGTAAATGATTTAACTAGCTGGTTGGAGAATCACCAGTCATAGATAAACTTCCCTAAGTCCGCACTAGCGGACTTTATAACTCCAGCAAAAAGGAGAAAAGCAACGTGGATTTAAAAGAGCAACTACACGAACACCTAACTCATATAGTGCGCGATCGCGACCCCTATCTCTCCACAAGCGGGCATTTCTACGTTAAGCAATACATCCGCGAACAATTTCAACAATGGGGAACTGTAGAAACCCATGAATTCATAATTCGCGGTCAAACTCATCAGAATCTCATCCTAAATTTACCCCCTATAAACTCCCCCCTTGCTAAGGGGGGACAGGGGGGATCTCCACCTATTTTAATAGGCGCACATTATGACGGTGTACCTGGAACGCCTGGTGCTGATGATAATGGCACTGGCGTCGCTGCGCTATTAGAATTGGCGAGAATATTTGCAGCAGAACCTATAAAATACCCAGTTCGATTAGTTGCTTTTGATATGGAAGAATATGGGTTATTGGGTAGCGAAGCATATGCAAATGAATTGCACCAAAAACAGCAACAATTACGTTTAATGATATCTTTAGAAATGCTGGGATATTGCGATCGCACCCCTAATTCCCAGCGCTACCCAGCTAAGTTAGAATACTTTTACCCAAATCGCGGCGATTTTATTGCTCTCATCGGCAATTTAACTACAATTCCCGACCTAATTAACCTCAGTCGTAATATTCGCAAAGATGGAACCCCCTGTGAGTGGTTGCCCGTGCCCAATAGAGGTTTAATTGTTCGCCAAACTAGACTTAGCGACCACGCGCCATTTTGGGATAAAGGTTATAAAGCGATGATGGTAACGGATACCGCTTTTATGCGGAATCCGCACTATCATAAGGCCAGCGATCGCATCGAAACTCTCGATTTAGACTTTCTTACTGGTGTCTGTCGCGGTTTGGCTGCTGGTATCCGCCGTCTTTAAATCCAGGGATATTTGATGGTTGCCTTGTGGTTTTTTGTTTTAAGAGAAATGAACCGCAAAGACGCACCAGCGTGGCGTCAGCGGAGCGAAGGCGTTAGCCGTTAGAGCGCTAAGGAAAGAGAAAATAGAGAGTCTTGCTGGGGGCAGTGCCCCCGTGCTTGCCTCTAAACTAGGGCGTAAACTTTAGCTTCCCAAGGAAAGATTGCCTCTCTGCCAACCCATTCTTGGGCAACAGTTCGGTCTTGGGTTACTTCGTACCATTGTTTATCTTTTGGGGTTGCGGGCCAATTTGGGACAACATATTCAGCGCCTGGATTAGGTGCGCCGGGAGTGCCGTAGTCGGAAAAATTAGCAACTACAACTACTAACTGTTCCCCGGTACCCCGCTGCCAAACTAGGACTCGCTTGCCTTCATTGAAATCAACATGAATAAATTTGGTATCATTCATGGCGAGAGCCGCTGACTCCTTCCGCCAGCGAATTAGCCGCGCTACATAGTTAAATATGCGTTGTCGCCAATCATCATTCATGCGGCTGTAGTTAACTGGATCGACCTGTTTATTACTACTATGTTCGTCGCTGATATCTAAATCTTGCTGGTCGGCAAATTCATCTCCGGCTAATATCATGGGAATCCCGACAGCCGTGAGCAGACAGACAAATGCTAGCTTAATGCGCGGTTCGGTGCGATCGATTCCATTGTTAACAAGCCAGTTGAAGAAACGTTCGTTGCCAATGCCGCCAATATCGTGGCTTGTTAAGTAGTTTACAGCTTGGGAACCGTCGCTAAAACCTAAGTTGCGGCAGTCAATAAGTTTGCGGACGCTCCATTCAAAACTAGGTTCGTCAGAGGAATTACGTCCTAGAATTACTTGGCGGACAATTTGCTTGAATTTTTCGTTCCAAAGTCCATCCAAACGATTTTGAGAGACTAATGCTAGAGGTACGCTTAATTCTTCGCCAACAACTAAGAATTTATCTCCCTTTCCTTGGCGTTTTTCCCACAGCGATCGCGCAAAATCTTTAAACTCCTGCAAGAAGTCGTAGTTACCAACGTTGTTGACACTATCTAGCCGCAAACCATCGACGCGATAATATTCTATCCAGTGGGCAATGTAGGCTTTCATGTATTCCCGTGCTGGAACTAACCATGCCTTTTGTCCGGTAATTGGGTGATAGCCTTCAACCCAAAAATTGTACTTAAATAAATCTCCCCCAAAACCATCTCTCGGCCCTTGTTCTGGATCGCCGCTACCAAATTTGACGTAAAAATCCAGAAAATTGATGTTGTGGTAAGAATTGTCGCGAGAAAAAGCCATCACAACATCTACAAAAAAGCGCAAGCCATTCTGGTGACAGACTTTAATTAAATTGGCTAGATCTGTCGAAGCCGTCGAAGCCGTCGTTGCATTTTCGCCATCTCTGCGACCCAGCTCGAAATCTGCGGCAAAATAATTAGACGTACCATAGCCCCAGTTGAGATTGTCAACGCTGTCTGCTAAGGGCAAAAGTTCTAGGGCGGTGACTCCTAATTCTATAAGATGAGAGCGGTTATTGAGGGCAGCGACTGTGGGGAAATTAGGGGCAATTTTGTCTGGAACAATCAGCGATAATACATCGCGAAACGTGCCGTTTCCTTGCGCGATCGCTCCAGTTGAGCGAATCCTTGTCCAGCGCGTTGGTAACTCATAGATTACCAGCTTATTATTCGGCGGCAGCTTTTCTAGGGAACTATCTCCTTGCGAATCTACAGTTTGTCCATCCGCATCGCAGGGAATTAGCTGTCCATTCTGATAAAGTACAACACTTGCCGGATCGAAGCTGGCAATTCCACCCGGTTCTGATGGCACTGGCGCAGGGAAACGCCGATCGATTGTCCACGCTATTGGATCGGTGCAGTAGAGGACTTGTTTAGCACTTGCACTGTCGTAGGGTTCGGTGTTGCCAACCTTAAACCAGTAGAAGTAAACCTGCTTTTCTCTGAGATCGCATTCCCCGGCTGATATCTCCCACAGATCGGGAAACTGGGGCGATCGCTTAAGAGGAATTTCCCGAAAGTTTGTAAATGATGGCGACTCAGGGCTTTGGAAGTAGCCAATGTAGAGGGCGGGATTGATGTCAGTGCGCCCAGGACGCCACAAAACAAAGTGAGTTTTTTTCCGGTTCAATAAATCGGCAGGCATAGCAGTAACCTCCTGGCGTTGGTTAATATCAAACCCGGTTAATTACCCCTAATTAGGTAGGCTTCAAAACCCTCGATAAGAAATTTGTCCTGAAGCTTCCCGTTATTAATTAGGGTTAATTAGCCGTAGTTGATATTAGTTATACCTGTTTTTATTTAAATACCGCCTAGAGGTTTAAACCTCCAGGCAACGTGTGGGGCGATATGCTACAATCCATCAAATATTTATCATCGCTTAACTTATTTGTTCGTTTGCCCGCTATATAACAATCCCTATAAGCGAGTTCGGGAGCATCCCAAATTTGCAAATTACCCACAGACTTCCAGTCTGTGGCTACACAAACAAAGCTTGCCAAAGCCAGGCTGGTATTGAGTCCGCGCAGGCGGACTTAGTTTGTCTAGCCGCGATTTCTAATCGCCAGGTATTCTTGCAAAAATCGGATGCATCCGCGATTTTAATCGCTAAGGATTGTTGTTGGCTTAACGCTTTGGCTCTGGACTACTCGACACTATTGGCAGAGTAAAGTGAAACTGGCTGCCCCGATCTTTGCCACCAGATTCAGCCCAAATCGCGCCACCCCAACCAGCGACAATCTGGCGGCAAATAGCCAGCCCTAAACCAGTACCGCCGACTGTACGCCGCAGGGATCCTTCTTCCTGATAGAAACGGTCAAACACAGCCTCAAGGCGGTTGGATTCAATGCCACGACCAGTATCGGCTACAGTCACTTCTAACATCTTGCCGCCGTTGCTTTTAGCCTCAACAGTTATGGTTCCGCCAGAGTTGGTAAATTTGCAAGCGTTGTCTAGCAATTTGGCAAGAACTTCTACCAGCCACTCGCCATCTGCCTTTACCAAAGGCAATTCATTTGGCACTTGGGTAGTAATTTGGGGCAGTGGAATCTCGGACTGGCGGGCGCGGATGCTGCTGAGGGCTAGGTCTACGCACTCTTGCAGGGCGAGGGCTTCTGGATGCCATTCCACGCGACCGCTTTCCAGGCGGGAAAGGGTGAGGAAGTCTTGCACGAGTTTACGCATGCGTTCGGCATCTGTAAGCGCAGAGTTTAGCATTACCTGCCGCAACTCTTGGGGCATATCTGGTTCGCTAGCGAGGCTTTCCAGGCAGACTTGGATGGTGGATAGGGGCGTGCGTAGTTCGTGACCCGTGATGGCGACTAAGTTGCTACGGGTGCGGTCGAGGGCTTCTAGTTGCTGATTTAGGTCTTGCAGGTTGGCGTAGGCTTCGGCTTGAATTAGGGCTGCACCTAGTTGGGTTGCGATCGCTTCGACTAATTCCAGTTGGTCTTCTTCCCAATCGTTTTGGGTTGGGCTACAGTGGTGCAACTCCACCATCCCCAGCAGTCGATCTTGATAGAGTACGGGAACCAGCACCCAAGTGGCAATAGAAAATTTTTGTACTAGCGCTTGTACGGAGGAATTAGGCGCCCGTAAGGATTCTTTGCGTGCTTCTTCACTTTTGCCTTTTGCTCTCGTTCCCTGTCTGGCAAGGGGAATTTTTTTAACTTCGCGGCTCAGGCGCTCGTCTGTATGAGTGTCGGGAACATAGACTCGCTCGTGCTTTTGCACGACTTCCTGAAATAAGATATTGTCCTTTAACGGCCAGGTTTGTCCTTCTACTGAGGTGACTGGCGCTCCCAAGTATTCATGGTTTATTGTAGCTGCGCCATCAGTTGCTTTACAGCAATATATTAGGCAGCGACAAGCTTGGAGTGCTTGCCCCAATTCTTCGACAGCGACTTGCAGAATTTCATCTGTATTGAGGCTACGCCTGATAGCTGTGCTAATTGAGTTTACCAGACGTTCTTTTTGTTCTTGGGCGGCGATCGCTCGATAAGCTTTGAGCAATTTGTACTGATTGGCTTGGATGTATGTCACCAACCGCTGTACGAACGGGTCTGGGTCAACATCGTGGAACCCTGACGGCAGTTCTACTAAAAACTGGGTTTTCGCTTCCTGGATTTTAGCTGCTAACTCAGGACGGTATTCCGAAATTCGATCCAGTAACAATTGGGCGGCTTTGCAAGTAACTTCCCGCTCAAAAGTCCAGATTCCCTCAAATCGCCGCACCGAGTCCATCTCAGAGTCGGTGCTGCTGGGTGCTGGTCGTTCCCGGCAAATCAGACAACTGGCATAACTAGGGCCTATGACCACTAAATGCCACTCTTGACTCAAGCCGTCTGCTGGCTCAAAAGCCACAGTCTCATAGCCCTCCCACCCGTTGGCGAAGTTTGTTTCCGGAGCCGCCAGCACGTATACCTGGGACGTGCGTTCGGCAATCCGATGGTAGCGGTGAGCTTCCTGTCGGTAGAAGCGCTCTCGCTGAAAGCTAGCAATGACCAGGGGCTGGTCTAACCCAGCCAAAACCTGGTCTTCCATCGCGTGTGAGAGTGCGGTCAAGGAAGACTTGAAATATATCTGTGGCCGTAGTTGTGGCAGGACTTGCAGCAAGTCAGCCAGCACAGAAGTAGGGTTGATCATCGAGAATGCGTTCGCGTCGCTTGCCGTAGGCATTCGCCTTAATTTGAGGATTCTGATAGGAGTCCTATGCTTATCCTACAGAACTGCGATCGCTGTTTGATTTGTC is a genomic window of Microcoleus sp. FACHB-831 containing:
- a CDS encoding PhzF family phenazine biosynthesis protein, whose amino-acid sequence is MDFYIVDVFAVEKYTGNQLAVFTGIGDISGEQMQRIAKEMNYSETTFVVSENMRDRGYDVRIFTPEQELPFAGHPTLGTAYVLQQAIIKQAVETIILNLKVGQIPVTLHYAEGAVEWLWMQQKTPVFGSLLAADSLAQILNLGQDEIDSRFPIQEVSTGVPFIIVPLKTHSALKRIKVNKDKYFDLVNTTEAKAILVFCPETYNSENDLSVRMFADYLGVPEDPATGSANGCLAGYLVQYAYFGEEVVDVRVEQGYEIGRPSLLLLKAQKKAGVIEVSVGGKVVMVAKGEFV
- a CDS encoding DUF952 domain-containing protein, encoding MSIILHITKRDRWEDAKSTNVYRGDTLESEGFIHCSTLEQVIKVANAFFKSQNGLVLLCLESEKVKPEIKYEGIDGGELFPHIYGALNIDAVVQVVAFESGEDGLFELPGELV
- a CDS encoding RES family NAD+ phosphorylase, with product MVFRLLHIKYQNTALSSIGSLRAGGRYNVAQVFSALYTSDTPITALRELKVLVETATGLIACKAPPYILLSIEYSLQTILDLTNPDNQNVLGTNVQELTGQWLPINLQGQPAPTQELATAAYNSQTIEALKVPSALAPNAYNVVIFPDKLSSGSFLKVYDDSGSITAKLP
- a CDS encoding MbcA/ParS/Xre antitoxin family protein; protein product: MSKTKPTSLLNKSDCQPIHGEITRREQLIECLGDLLGGSDNVEIWLKSPHPVLGGRTPQSYVDEGKLEVLEYFINAIETGQPS
- a CDS encoding LuxR C-terminal-related transcriptional regulator, with amino-acid sequence MNQEEFDRYFSELKPTEQRVLEMVASGKTDLEISAYLKNKETTVRKHIENICKTLGIEQQKQGKRRSKRPELIALVAKYKPELLGNSAPAIATSADTLEAEPQLDTGAKCESDPNFVGRKEAIAHLNNLVSQGAKVIFIQAPGGVGKTTLAQQYLKTQGFDLVLDLPMAKEKENITAVESVIGEWLKQDFQEEPGREFGVMLGRLKRQLQTRKVGVLIDNLEPALDRQGKFIEPHRRYVELLRVLADPTVQSVTLITSRERVNENVDIENYSLPSLNQQAWQDFFSTRKINVDAQALEEMHKAYGGNALAMKVLCASIQRDGDMAAYWREHKVEADLLVELAVENLIKDQFNRLEEIYPEAYRLLCRLGCYRYQDVPTVPTEGLLCLLWDVPEAQCRRIIESLRNRCLVECQKEEYLLHPVIRAEAISRLRASKDWEEVNRKVADFWTESVKTVETIEDAIRAFEAYYQYVEIEDFNLAGNVITNERSNKWDNAEELGVSFYRLGLLQQMRAAINQIINNITDSYTQSRLYNILGALYWLTGDILSSIDSHIKSEEIAIIIHNKAIEVIAYLNRGLCYIDLLETQQASQCFEKVILLAENTECHRYAVQSWYCLAFLKSFLGLRQEAFYLAERSLHEILPEKLTAWGVGYRLLFLGQTYNNLEELEKSFEMYRRAIAFAEESHYTQVKAKALTGLAELYRKQTDFVTALSNHSESIELLDKIGAKCDLAEAYYQLGLTYQKMGDVEKSQTNFDKAIRLFNEMEAPKQVEKVRQAMENRR
- a CDS encoding DUF4351 domain-containing protein, producing MQQSVFYQRIIEKREQRGRKQGEVAMLLRLLTRRVGAIAPDIENQIQQLSIPQLEDLGEALLDFSSVNDLTSWLENHQS
- a CDS encoding M28 family peptidase, with product MDLKEQLHEHLTHIVRDRDPYLSTSGHFYVKQYIREQFQQWGTVETHEFIIRGQTHQNLILNLPPINSPLAKGGQGGSPPILIGAHYDGVPGTPGADDNGTGVAALLELARIFAAEPIKYPVRLVAFDMEEYGLLGSEAYANELHQKQQQLRLMISLEMLGYCDRTPNSQRYPAKLEYFYPNRGDFIALIGNLTTIPDLINLSRNIRKDGTPCEWLPVPNRGLIVRQTRLSDHAPFWDKGYKAMMVTDTAFMRNPHYHKASDRIETLDLDFLTGVCRGLAAGIRRL
- a CDS encoding alpha-amylase family glycosyl hydrolase; amino-acid sequence: MPADLLNRKKTHFVLWRPGRTDINPALYIGYFQSPESPSFTNFREIPLKRSPQFPDLWEISAGECDLREKQVYFYWFKVGNTEPYDSASAKQVLYCTDPIAWTIDRRFPAPVPSEPGGIASFDPASVVLYQNGQLIPCDADGQTVDSQGDSSLEKLPPNNKLVIYELPTRWTRIRSTGAIAQGNGTFRDVLSLIVPDKIAPNFPTVAALNNRSHLIELGVTALELLPLADSVDNLNWGYGTSNYFAADFELGRRDGENATTASTASTDLANLIKVCHQNGLRFFVDVVMAFSRDNSYHNINFLDFYVKFGSGDPEQGPRDGFGGDLFKYNFWVEGYHPITGQKAWLVPAREYMKAYIAHWIEYYRVDGLRLDSVNNVGNYDFLQEFKDFARSLWEKRQGKGDKFLVVGEELSVPLALVSQNRLDGLWNEKFKQIVRQVILGRNSSDEPSFEWSVRKLIDCRNLGFSDGSQAVNYLTSHDIGGIGNERFFNWLVNNGIDRTEPRIKLAFVCLLTAVGIPMILAGDEFADQQDLDISDEHSSNKQVDPVNYSRMNDDWRQRIFNYVARLIRWRKESAALAMNDTKFIHVDFNEGKRVLVWQRGTGEQLVVVVANFSDYGTPGAPNPGAEYVVPNWPATPKDKQWYEVTQDRTVAQEWVGREAIFPWEAKVYALV
- a CDS encoding DICT sensory domain-containing protein, with product MINPTSVLADLLQVLPQLRPQIYFKSSLTALSHAMEDQVLAGLDQPLVIASFQRERFYRQEAHRYHRIAERTSQVYVLAAPETNFANGWEGYETVAFEPADGLSQEWHLVVIGPSYASCLICRERPAPSSTDSEMDSVRRFEGIWTFEREVTCKAAQLLLDRISEYRPELAAKIQEAKTQFLVELPSGFHDVDPDPFVQRLVTYIQANQYKLLKAYRAIAAQEQKERLVNSISTAIRRSLNTDEILQVAVEELGQALQACRCLIYCCKATDGAATINHEYLGAPVTSVEGQTWPLKDNILFQEVVQKHERVYVPDTHTDERLSREVKKIPLARQGTRAKGKSEEARKESLRAPNSSVQALVQKFSIATWVLVPVLYQDRLLGMVELHHCSPTQNDWEEDQLELVEAIATQLGAALIQAEAYANLQDLNQQLEALDRTRSNLVAITGHELRTPLSTIQVCLESLASEPDMPQELRQVMLNSALTDAERMRKLVQDFLTLSRLESGRVEWHPEALALQECVDLALSSIRARQSEIPLPQITTQVPNELPLVKADGEWLVEVLAKLLDNACKFTNSGGTITVEAKSNGGKMLEVTVADTGRGIESNRLEAVFDRFYQEEGSLRRTVGGTGLGLAICRQIVAGWGGAIWAESGGKDRGSQFHFTLPIVSSSPEPKR